A single window of Eucalyptus grandis isolate ANBG69807.140 chromosome 1, ASM1654582v1, whole genome shotgun sequence DNA harbors:
- the LOC104439407 gene encoding uncharacterized protein LOC104439407, which produces MAFLLPNLSPSLLQPKSKDKPFHPNQPFSPSQHTKPFSLSASSPSPSSSAVSVSPALSSVQTPTVQGVEVDTPAMRRRIRKDDFFVNLGLAVRTLREDMPLLFTKDLNYDIYRDDITFMDPLNTFTGIDNYKLIFWALRFHGKILFRDISLEVYRIWQPSENMILIRWNLKGVPRVPWEAKGEFQGTSRYKLDRKGKIYEHKVDNLAFNFPQPPKPAVSVLDLVTACPASPNPTFLWGPVDVQPSSWVEFYRVVRETLDLQDHLLAQDGLLPCS; this is translated from the exons ATGGCTTTCCTCCTGCCCAACCTCTCCCCTTCTCTCCTCCAACCCAAGTCCAAGGACAAGCCCTTCCACCCCAACCAACCCTTCTCTCCTTCTCAACACACCaagcccttctctctctctgcttcctctccctctccctcttcttctgcGGTTTCTGTCAGCCCTGCCTTGAGCAGTGTCCAAACACCGACCGTGCAAGGCGTTGAAGTGGATACCCCCGCGATGAGAAGGAGAATCAGGAAAGATGACTTCTTCGTCAATCTTGGGCTCGCCGTCAGGACTCTCCGTGAAGACATGCCTCTGCTCTTCACCAAGGACCTCAATTATGACATCTATAG GGACGATATCACTTTTATGGACCCTTTGAACACCTTTACTGGGATTGATAActacaaattgattttctgGGCATTGAGGTTTCATGGAAAGATTTTGTTTCGTGATATTTCCCTCGAGGTATACAGAATTTGGCAGCCTTCAGAGAATATGATATTGATTAGGTGGAACCTAAAAGGGGTTCCTCGGGTTCCATGGGAAGCAAAAGGGGAGTTTCAAGGGACGTCACGGTATAAGTTGGATAGGAAAGGCAAGATCTATGAGCACAAAGTGGACAATCTAGCCTTCAATTTCCCACAACCCCCTAAGCCTGCAGTTTCAGTTCTGGATTTGGTCACTGCATGCCCAGCTAGTCCAAATCCAACATTCTTGTGGGGTCCAGTTGATGTGCAACCATCATCCTGGGTGGAATTCTATCGAGTTGTGAGGGAGACTTTGGACCTTCAAGATCATTTGCTTGCACAAGACGGTTTGCTACCTTGCTCATAG